One Virgibacillus proomii DNA window includes the following coding sequences:
- a CDS encoding ABC transporter permease — translation MSAIQANDNTNLKPKKVDSPFMRSLKDFYSKLRKNKSALVGGYLIIALVIIALIGPHLTSQNPNAVNYGVKFATPSAEHWFGTDHHGRDIFTRVIHGLGITMGIGFTATILGGIVGIFLGIISGYYGGKLDTIIMRIMDILLAFPGILLALALISILGANLQNVIIAVAIFAIPTFARIVRGSTLATRNLEYIDAMKALGASDARIIFKHIFPNILSPIIVQGSLFIATSVLSASGLSFLGMGAQPPSPELGALLSDGRDFMWEAGHIALFPGLAIMLIVLAFNIFGDGLRDALDPKTKK, via the coding sequence ATGAGTGCTATACAAGCAAACGACAACACGAACTTAAAACCAAAAAAGGTGGATAGTCCTTTCATGCGTTCGCTGAAAGATTTCTATAGTAAATTAAGGAAAAATAAAAGTGCACTAGTAGGTGGCTACTTAATTATCGCTTTAGTAATCATCGCTTTGATAGGTCCACATTTAACTTCTCAAAACCCAAACGCTGTCAACTATGGGGTTAAATTTGCAACTCCTTCAGCAGAACACTGGTTCGGAACAGATCACCACGGTAGAGATATCTTTACAAGGGTTATTCATGGGCTAGGTATTACAATGGGTATTGGCTTTACAGCTACTATCTTAGGTGGTATAGTAGGTATTTTTTTAGGAATTATTTCAGGATATTACGGTGGAAAATTAGATACTATTATTATGCGAATCATGGACATTTTGTTAGCTTTTCCTGGTATTTTACTAGCATTGGCTTTAATCAGTATATTAGGAGCAAACTTACAAAATGTTATCATTGCTGTCGCTATTTTTGCTATACCGACATTTGCACGAATTGTTAGAGGGTCTACGTTGGCGACAAGGAACCTTGAATATATTGATGCGATGAAAGCATTGGGCGCGTCCGATGCGAGAATTATATTCAAGCATATTTTTCCTAATATTTTATCGCCAATTATCGTACAAGGCAGCCTGTTCATTGCTACTTCAGTGCTTTCTGCAAGTGGTCTTTCGTTTTTAGGAATGGGGGCTCAGCCACCGTCACCTGAGTTAGGCGCACTGTTAAGTGATGGGCGCGACTTTATGTGGGAAGCTGGTCATATAGCCTTATTCCCAGGGTTGGCAATAATGCTAATTGTCCTAGCCTTCAATATATTTGGCGATGGATTACGTGATGCGTTAGATCCAAAAACAAAAAAATAG
- a CDS encoding ABC transporter ATP-binding protein yields the protein MAQKELLKVTNLKQYFPIKGGFLGRTVNYVKAVDDVSFEIYEGETLSVVGESGCGKSTTGRAILRLDEPTAGKIEFDGGDLLALNKSQMRKKRKDLQVIFQDPYASLNPRQTIGQILTEAMAIQNVIPKGKRRERAVELLETVGLNAQQIDRYPHEFSGGQRQRIGIARALSVDPKLIICDEAVSALDVSVQAQVLNLLKNLQREFNLTFLFIAHDLGVVRHISDRIIVMYLGKIVEIADKKSLFENPQHPYTKALLSAIPSPDPERKKERIILKGDVPSPINPPTGCRFHTRCPFATDICKKQVPELRNLDHTNQGHRAACHHIEKIISGELQPK from the coding sequence ATGGCCCAAAAAGAGCTGCTGAAAGTAACTAATTTAAAGCAATATTTCCCGATTAAGGGTGGCTTTTTAGGTAGAACCGTAAATTATGTGAAGGCTGTAGATGATGTTTCATTTGAAATATACGAAGGTGAAACCTTAAGTGTTGTAGGAGAATCCGGCTGTGGTAAATCAACTACAGGACGAGCTATTCTTCGTTTAGATGAGCCTACTGCTGGAAAAATTGAGTTTGACGGAGGCGATCTGTTAGCTCTAAATAAAAGTCAAATGCGAAAAAAGCGAAAAGACCTACAAGTCATTTTCCAAGATCCTTATGCTTCTTTAAATCCACGGCAAACTATCGGGCAAATTTTAACAGAAGCAATGGCCATTCAAAACGTTATTCCTAAAGGAAAGAGACGCGAGCGAGCCGTTGAACTGTTGGAAACTGTTGGACTAAATGCACAGCAGATTGATCGTTACCCACATGAGTTTTCTGGTGGACAGCGTCAACGTATCGGTATCGCCCGTGCTTTATCTGTAGATCCAAAGCTGATTATTTGTGACGAAGCTGTTTCAGCATTAGACGTATCTGTGCAGGCACAAGTATTGAATTTACTAAAAAACCTACAAAGAGAATTTAATTTGACCTTCTTATTTATCGCACATGATCTTGGTGTTGTTCGTCACATTTCTGATCGAATTATTGTTATGTATTTAGGAAAAATTGTAGAGATTGCTGACAAAAAATCACTTTTTGAAAATCCTCAGCACCCATATACAAAGGCTCTATTATCAGCTATTCCTTCCCCTGATCCAGAGAGGAAAAAAGAACGGATTATACTAAAAGGAGATGTACCTTCTCCAATCAACCCGCCAACAGGATGCAGATTCCATACGAGATGTCCGTTTGCAACCGATATTTGTAAAAAACAAGTACCTGAATTAAGGAATTTAGATCATACGAACCAAGGACATCGAGCAGCTTGTCACCATATTGAAAAAATTATTTCAGGTGAACTACAACCAAAATAA
- a CDS encoding transposase, with the protein MAGIGEISVALFLGEFGDHSRFSNHKKTNAFIGIDIRRYQSVKYKDKITSINGEIQKEGKSYI; encoded by the coding sequence ATCGCGGGGATCGGTGAGATTAGCGTAGCACTTTTCCTTGGTGAATTTGGTGACCATTCTCGCTTTTCGAATCATAAAAAAACCAACGCATTTATTGGTATCGATATTCGAAGATACCAATCCGTGAAGTATAAGGATAAGATCACATCAATAAACGGGGAAATCCAAAAGGAAGGAAAATCTTATATCTAA
- a CDS encoding glutathione ABC transporter substrate-binding protein, translating to MKTKKLLWLVSLLAMLTLALTACAGDGESKDKSGKDEEGKAGKGSGGDLVIATGADIVGLSTHGTNDVPSSNVIENIYETLTKLDENQKIQPGLAKEWKEVDKKTWEFYLQDGVKFHDGSELTAEVVKKNYDRILDEKVASPRAFLLEAVESVEAKDEKTVVIKLKYPYAPLLANLAHSGTGIMSPKVIEADYKQMEDGGKADEYINKNPSGTGPFKFKEWTPGEKVVLTRNDDYWGEKAKLDTVTFKVVSEQSSRIAELETGVSHIADQIGPNNISRVEKMDGANLEQEPSVSLSYVGFNLKKEPFNDKRVRQAISMAINKEEIIDGVYNGVAIPAKGPLAPPVFGYDENVKGLEYNVEKAKELLKEAGYEDGFKTTIWTNDQEQRVDTAVTIQSQLKEIGIDVKIEELEWGAYLERTANGDHDMYVLGWSDVTSDADYGLYPLFHSSAVGDPGNRSFLEDKELDKVLDDARHETDPEARKKLYSKAQEMLVDLAPMIYILHQEYLLGVSDSVKDFSIDANGIYQIKQAYIAE from the coding sequence ATGAAGACAAAGAAGTTATTATGGTTAGTTTCTCTTTTAGCAATGCTTACTCTCGCATTGACAGCCTGTGCTGGCGATGGAGAGTCGAAAGACAAATCAGGTAAAGATGAAGAAGGAAAAGCAGGAAAAGGCAGTGGTGGTGATTTAGTGATTGCCACTGGAGCTGACATTGTAGGTTTATCTACGCATGGAACGAATGATGTCCCATCTAGTAACGTGATAGAGAACATTTATGAGACATTGACGAAGCTTGATGAAAATCAGAAAATTCAACCAGGACTAGCGAAAGAATGGAAAGAAGTAGATAAGAAAACATGGGAGTTCTATCTCCAGGACGGTGTGAAATTCCATGATGGTTCCGAACTGACTGCTGAGGTAGTGAAGAAGAACTATGATCGAATTCTAGATGAAAAAGTTGCCTCTCCACGAGCTTTTTTACTCGAAGCAGTAGAAAGTGTTGAAGCAAAAGATGAAAAAACAGTCGTTATTAAGTTGAAATACCCATATGCGCCATTATTAGCAAACTTGGCACATAGTGGTACTGGGATTATGAGTCCAAAGGTTATTGAAGCGGACTATAAACAAATGGAAGATGGTGGAAAAGCAGACGAATACATTAACAAAAACCCATCCGGTACGGGTCCATTTAAGTTCAAGGAATGGACACCAGGTGAAAAAGTGGTGTTAACCCGTAATGATGATTACTGGGGAGAAAAGGCAAAGCTTGATACAGTCACATTCAAAGTTGTTTCTGAACAGAGTTCCCGAATTGCTGAGTTGGAAACTGGGGTCTCCCATATAGCTGACCAGATTGGGCCGAATAACATTTCCCGTGTAGAAAAAATGGATGGTGCTAATCTCGAACAGGAACCTAGTGTTTCTTTATCCTATGTCGGATTTAATTTGAAAAAAGAACCGTTTAACGACAAAAGAGTACGTCAGGCGATTTCAATGGCTATCAATAAAGAAGAAATCATTGACGGTGTTTACAATGGTGTAGCTATTCCAGCCAAAGGTCCGTTGGCACCACCAGTATTTGGTTACGATGAAAATGTAAAAGGTTTAGAGTACAATGTAGAAAAAGCGAAAGAACTATTGAAAGAAGCCGGCTATGAAGATGGCTTTAAGACAACCATTTGGACAAATGATCAAGAGCAGCGAGTAGACACTGCTGTTACCATTCAATCCCAATTAAAAGAAATTGGTATTGATGTTAAAATTGAAGAACTTGAATGGGGAGCGTATTTGGAAAGAACAGCAAACGGTGATCATGATATGTACGTGCTTGGCTGGTCTGACGTAACTTCCGATGCAGACTATGGTTTGTACCCATTATTCCACTCTTCTGCAGTTGGTGACCCAGGTAACCGATCCTTCTTAGAGGATAAAGAGCTGGATAAAGTATTAGACGATGCACGACATGAAACAGATCCAGAAGCTCGTAAAAAATTGTATTCAAAAGCACAAGAAATGCTTGTTGACTTAGCACCAATGATCTATATTCTCCATCAAGAGTACTTGCTTGGTGTAAGTGATTCCGTAAAAGACTTTAGCATTGATGCTAATGGAATTTACCAAATTAAACAAGCTTATATTGCAGAGTAA
- a CDS encoding ABC transporter permease: MFQFIVRRLLQLIPVLIGVTILVFSLMHLSPGNPAHIIAGESAPESTVEQIEERLGLNDPIPVQYFNFVKNAAMLDFGSSWRTSLPVSEELWPKFWVTFELAVYSTIFSIVLGLFAGIISAVRQYSFSDVAIMLVALFGLSMPNFWFGLMLMQWFSIKLGWLPPTGWGSPEQLILPVITLGTMGAAVIARMTRSSMLDVISQDYIRTARAKGLKEKVVIYRHALKNALIPVVTVIGLQFGSLLGGAVLTESVFAINGMGKLIVDRILARDFPVVQGAVLIISVVFVFVNLIVDVSYKYLNKRIDLD, from the coding sequence GTGTTTCAATTTATTGTGCGTCGTCTATTACAGCTGATCCCTGTTTTAATAGGTGTTACTATTCTTGTATTCTCCCTTATGCACCTGTCTCCGGGAAATCCTGCACATATTATTGCTGGTGAGAGCGCGCCAGAAAGTACTGTTGAGCAGATTGAAGAGCGTTTAGGTTTAAATGATCCAATCCCAGTTCAATATTTTAACTTTGTTAAAAATGCCGCTATGTTAGATTTTGGAAGTTCCTGGAGAACAAGCTTGCCAGTTAGTGAAGAGTTATGGCCAAAGTTTTGGGTGACATTTGAATTAGCCGTTTACAGTACGATTTTCAGTATCGTTTTAGGTTTATTTGCGGGGATTATATCCGCAGTTAGACAGTATTCGTTTTCGGATGTAGCGATTATGTTAGTCGCTCTATTTGGATTATCGATGCCTAACTTCTGGTTTGGATTAATGTTGATGCAATGGTTTTCGATTAAGTTAGGGTGGCTTCCGCCGACTGGTTGGGGATCACCAGAGCAACTTATTTTACCGGTGATCACCTTAGGAACAATGGGAGCTGCCGTTATCGCCAGAATGACACGTTCCAGCATGTTAGATGTTATTTCCCAAGACTACATTCGTACAGCACGAGCAAAAGGTTTAAAAGAAAAAGTCGTTATTTATCGACATGCTCTGAAAAATGCATTGATTCCTGTTGTAACAGTTATTGGTCTACAATTTGGAAGCTTGCTAGGCGGTGCTGTATTAACAGAATCCGTGTTTGCTATTAATGGTATGGGAAAATTAATTGTTGACCGTATTTTGGCACGTGATTTTCCAGTTGTCCAAGGCGCTGTATTAATTATCTCTGTTGTCTTCGTATTTGTTAATTTAATTGTCGATGTTTCTTATAAATACTTAAACAAACGAATTGATTTAGATTAA
- a CDS encoding ABC transporter ATP-binding protein, whose translation MSEENILEIKDLRTSFFVDDFEIKAVDGVSFKLPKGKTIGIVGESGSGKSITALSILRLLDHPGKVTGGEIIFKGRDLTKLSDKEIRNIRGNEISMIFQEPMTSLNPVYTIGQQIRETLKVHQGLGKEKGTQKAIELLKLVGIPSPESRVKQYPHELSGGMRQRVMIAMALACNPDLLIADEPTTALDVTIQAQILELINDLQDRLGMSVIMITHDLGVVAETCDYVAVMYCGKVVEYQDVKSLFKNPRHPYTIGLLKSIPRHDIDVDELEPIKGTVPSPTEMPKGCRFAPRCPFATDLCAEELPSLDHIEGESEVRCWIYTDRWDGDPEVKTNGPKRAAESN comes from the coding sequence GTGAGCGAAGAAAATATTTTAGAAATAAAGGATTTAAGAACCTCATTCTTTGTAGATGATTTTGAAATCAAGGCCGTTGACGGAGTATCATTTAAATTACCAAAAGGGAAAACGATCGGCATTGTAGGGGAATCAGGTTCCGGTAAAAGTATTACGGCATTATCCATCCTCCGATTATTAGATCACCCCGGAAAAGTTACCGGCGGGGAAATTATTTTTAAAGGACGAGATTTAACGAAATTATCTGATAAAGAAATACGTAATATACGTGGTAACGAAATTTCCATGATATTTCAGGAACCAATGACTTCGTTAAATCCTGTTTATACCATCGGACAACAAATTCGTGAAACGTTGAAAGTTCACCAAGGTTTAGGAAAAGAGAAGGGAACACAAAAGGCAATTGAGCTTTTAAAGTTAGTGGGAATCCCTTCACCAGAAAGTCGTGTTAAACAATATCCACATGAGCTATCTGGCGGGATGAGGCAAAGGGTCATGATTGCCATGGCATTAGCCTGTAATCCAGACCTGCTTATTGCTGACGAGCCAACAACGGCACTGGATGTAACGATCCAAGCCCAAATACTTGAGTTAATTAATGATTTGCAAGATAGACTAGGTATGTCGGTTATTATGATCACGCATGACCTTGGGGTGGTTGCAGAAACTTGTGACTATGTAGCAGTGATGTACTGTGGCAAGGTAGTAGAATATCAGGATGTTAAATCTTTATTTAAAAACCCAAGACATCCATACACGATTGGACTATTAAAATCCATCCCGCGCCATGATATTGATGTAGATGAGTTAGAGCCTATTAAAGGAACTGTTCCTAGCCCAACAGAAATGCCTAAAGGCTGTAGATTTGCACCAAGATGTCCATTTGCAACTGATCTTTGTGCAGAAGAATTACCATCACTTGACCATATTGAAGGCGAAAGTGAAGTCCGTTGTTGGATTTATACTGACCGTTGGGATGGCGATCCGGAGGTGAAGACAAATGGCCCAAAAAGAGCTGCTGAAAGTAACTAA
- a CDS encoding carbon starvation CstA family protein, protein MITFIVSIILLIIAYFTYGKFIDKLFGPTDERATPAYSNHDGVDYVPMSKQKNAMIQLLNIAGTGPIFGPIMGALFGPVAFLWIVIGSIFAGAVHDYLTGMISIRNKGAHIPELAGRFLGQFSKHIVNAFSLLLLILVGTVFVTTPASLIDILLDGKVAFSIILGTLFLYFFLSTVLPIDKIIGRIYPILGAILLIGTVAIGISLLFSDYSIPELKITNMHPGNIPVIPMIFFTITCGALSGFHATQSPIISRTTQKESQGRYIFYGMMIAEAIIAMIWAAAAMSLFDGQTLNEIIATGTASAAVNEIAITLLGAVAGTVAVLGAIVLPVTSGDTAFRAARSIIADYLNIGQKKLFNRLAIAIPLFVVSYILTKIDFHILWRYFSWANQATAVIALWIATMYLFVKGKNYMVSIIPAIFMSYMVFVYILNAKIGFRLDLNISFIIGAIFTVILTFLFFKKARTNRANNLKVDL, encoded by the coding sequence ATGATTACGTTTATTGTATCGATTATTTTATTAATTATTGCGTATTTCACATACGGCAAGTTTATTGACAAGTTGTTTGGGCCAACGGATGAGAGAGCTACACCAGCTTACTCTAATCATGATGGTGTTGACTACGTACCAATGAGCAAACAGAAGAATGCCATGATTCAATTACTTAATATAGCAGGCACGGGGCCAATTTTTGGTCCCATAATGGGAGCATTATTTGGTCCGGTTGCTTTTCTCTGGATTGTAATTGGTTCCATTTTTGCTGGGGCAGTTCATGATTATCTTACGGGGATGATATCTATACGGAATAAAGGAGCTCATATTCCTGAATTAGCTGGCAGATTTCTTGGTCAATTTTCAAAACATATTGTAAACGCGTTTTCCTTATTATTATTAATTTTAGTTGGAACCGTTTTCGTTACAACGCCAGCTTCTTTAATTGATATATTACTAGACGGCAAGGTTGCCTTCTCGATTATTTTAGGTACTTTATTCCTCTATTTCTTCCTATCAACGGTTTTGCCGATTGATAAGATTATTGGACGTATTTATCCTATCTTAGGCGCCATTTTGTTAATTGGAACTGTAGCTATCGGTATTTCTCTATTATTTTCAGATTATTCTATACCGGAATTGAAGATAACAAATATGCATCCGGGTAATATACCGGTTATTCCAATGATATTTTTTACAATTACTTGTGGTGCCTTATCAGGTTTTCATGCTACACAATCACCGATTATTTCTAGAACTACACAAAAGGAATCACAAGGACGTTATATTTTTTATGGTATGATGATTGCTGAAGCTATTATCGCTATGATTTGGGCAGCGGCTGCAATGAGTCTTTTTGATGGGCAAACGTTAAACGAAATCATTGCAACTGGTACTGCCTCGGCTGCTGTAAATGAAATCGCCATAACACTGTTAGGTGCTGTTGCAGGGACAGTTGCAGTGCTTGGAGCAATCGTATTACCAGTTACTTCAGGAGATACTGCATTTCGTGCTGCTCGCTCCATCATTGCCGATTATTTAAATATTGGTCAGAAAAAATTATTTAATCGATTAGCAATTGCTATTCCATTATTTGTTGTTTCTTATATTTTAACTAAAATTGACTTTCATATTTTATGGCGTTATTTTTCTTGGGCCAACCAAGCAACTGCAGTAATAGCATTGTGGATAGCAACGATGTATTTGTTTGTTAAGGGCAAGAACTATATGGTATCAATTATACCAGCCATTTTTATGAGTTATATGGTATTTGTCTATATTTTAAATGCAAAAATTGGTTTCCGCTTAGACTTAAATATTTCATTTATCATCGGTGCAATCTTTACCGTGATACTCACGTTCTTATTCTTTAAAAAAGCACGAACCAATAGAGCAAATAACTTAAAAGTTGATTTGTAA